From Nitrospirae bacterium CG2_30_53_67, one genomic window encodes:
- a CDS encoding endopeptidase La codes for MAEEQKQDEQSKTQKEEEIKIPEQIPLLPVRDVVVFPYMILPLFVGREVSIRAIDEALAQDRLILLCTQKKIEEEDPTAEGVNSIGTVATIMRMLKLPDGRIKILVQGLAKAKIKEFISTRPFFKVAIEKIPEEVSTQVTVEVEAMMRNVKEQLEHMVSLGKMILPDILIIAENIEDPGRLADLITSNIGLKVDQAQEILELGNPVKRLQKVSEYLNKEIELLSVQQKIQAEAKGEMDKIQREYFLREQLKAIQKELGEVDERTEEVNELREKIRKAKMPKKVEQEAEKQVKRLEKMHPDSAEATTVRTYLEWLIDMPWQKSSKDSLDIKKAKTVLNEDHYDLEKIKERILEYLSVRKLKKKMKGPILCFVGPPGVGKTSLGRSIARALGRQFVRISLGGVRDEAEIRGHRRTYVGALPGRVIQGIKQAGSNNPVFMMDEIDKLGSDFRGDPSSALLEVLDPEQNNSFSDHYLNVPFDLSNVMFITTANLLDPVPSALRDRMEVIYLSGYTHEEKLMIAHRYLIPRQMEEHGISEKHLSISDSAILNMITYYTQEAGLRNLEREIASLCRKIAKHIAEGKEKKYLIHAKNLHKFLGAPKYLPEVEVGEDQVGVATGLAWTQSGGEIIFIEATKMKGKGNLVLTGHLGDVMKESAHAAMSFIRSRAQLLGIKENIFSQHDIHVHIPAGAIPKDGPSAGITMATCLASIFTDRPIKKNLAMTGEVTLRGRVLPIGGLREKALAAMRAGIQQVIIPKKNEKDLLELPPKVKKSLEFMPVAEMDEVLEIALLPRRKSKSRKAGSSRKKPAAKK; via the coding sequence ATGGCCGAAGAACAAAAGCAGGATGAACAGAGCAAGACACAAAAGGAAGAAGAGATTAAGATTCCCGAACAGATTCCGCTTCTGCCGGTCCGGGACGTGGTGGTCTTTCCCTACATGATCCTTCCTCTCTTTGTCGGCCGGGAGGTTTCAATCCGGGCCATTGACGAGGCCCTTGCACAGGATCGTCTGATTCTACTTTGTACTCAGAAGAAGATTGAGGAGGAAGACCCCACGGCAGAAGGGGTCAATTCCATAGGAACGGTGGCCACCATCATGCGGATGCTGAAGCTTCCCGACGGCAGGATCAAGATTTTGGTCCAGGGGCTTGCCAAGGCTAAGATCAAAGAGTTCATCTCGACCCGGCCGTTCTTCAAGGTTGCTATTGAAAAAATACCCGAGGAGGTCTCAACCCAGGTCACCGTGGAAGTGGAAGCCATGATGCGGAACGTGAAGGAACAGCTGGAGCATATGGTTTCCTTGGGAAAGATGATCCTTCCGGATATTCTGATCATTGCGGAAAACATCGAAGATCCCGGAAGGCTGGCGGACCTGATCACATCCAATATCGGGTTGAAGGTGGATCAGGCCCAGGAGATTCTGGAGCTTGGAAATCCCGTCAAGAGGCTTCAGAAGGTCAGTGAATATCTGAACAAGGAAATCGAACTCCTTTCGGTACAGCAGAAGATTCAGGCCGAAGCCAAAGGAGAAATGGACAAGATCCAGCGGGAGTATTTTCTTAGGGAACAGCTCAAGGCCATCCAGAAAGAGCTGGGGGAGGTGGATGAGCGGACCGAAGAGGTCAATGAACTGCGTGAGAAGATCCGGAAGGCGAAGATGCCGAAGAAGGTGGAGCAGGAGGCCGAGAAACAGGTTAAGAGGCTGGAGAAGATGCACCCCGACTCTGCTGAGGCGACCACCGTACGAACCTATCTGGAGTGGCTCATTGACATGCCTTGGCAAAAAAGCAGTAAGGATTCCCTGGATATCAAAAAGGCCAAAACCGTCCTGAATGAAGATCACTACGACCTGGAAAAGATTAAGGAGCGTATTCTGGAATATCTCAGTGTGCGAAAGCTTAAAAAGAAGATGAAAGGTCCGATCCTTTGTTTTGTCGGACCGCCCGGGGTGGGCAAAACCTCTCTCGGACGATCCATCGCTCGTGCACTGGGAAGGCAGTTTGTCCGGATTTCCCTGGGCGGGGTCCGGGACGAGGCTGAAATCCGCGGCCACCGAAGAACCTATGTGGGGGCGCTTCCGGGGCGGGTGATTCAGGGAATCAAGCAGGCCGGTTCCAACAACCCGGTGTTCATGATGGACGAGATCGACAAGCTTGGTTCGGATTTCCGGGGCGATCCCTCGTCTGCATTGCTTGAGGTCCTGGACCCGGAGCAGAATAATTCCTTTTCGGACCATTATCTGAATGTTCCCTTTGATCTTTCTAATGTCATGTTCATTACCACGGCCAATTTGTTGGATCCGGTTCCTTCGGCCTTGAGGGATAGGATGGAGGTGATCTATCTTTCCGGCTACACGCATGAAGAAAAGCTCATGATCGCCCACCGCTACCTGATTCCAAGACAGATGGAGGAGCATGGGATCAGCGAGAAACATTTGTCGATCTCGGATTCCGCGATTCTGAATATGATTACCTACTATACGCAGGAAGCCGGTCTTAGGAATCTGGAACGGGAGATTGCCAGCCTATGCCGGAAGATCGCAAAACATATAGCCGAGGGGAAAGAAAAAAAGTACCTGATTCATGCGAAGAACCTTCATAAGTTTCTGGGGGCTCCCAAATACCTTCCGGAGGTCGAAGTGGGGGAAGACCAGGTCGGTGTTGCCACAGGGCTTGCCTGGACCCAGAGCGGGGGGGAGATTATCTTTATCGAGGCGACCAAGATGAAGGGGAAAGGGAACCTGGTTCTCACCGGGCATCTGGGGGATGTGATGAAGGAATCGGCTCACGCGGCGATGAGTTTCATCCGGTCCAGGGCGCAGCTGCTGGGAATTAAAGAGAATATTTTTTCACAACATGATATCCACGTGCATATACCGGCCGGGGCCATTCCCAAGGATGGGCCCTCTGCGGGTATCACCATGGCTACCTGCCTTGCTTCCATCTTTACAGACCGGCCTATTAAAAAGAATCTGGCCATGACCGGAGAGGTGACCTTGCGCGGCCGGGTGCTTCCTATCGGGGGATTAAGGGAGAAGGCTCTGGCTGCCATGCGGGCGGGAATCCAGCAGGTGATTATTCCGAAAAAGAATGAAAAAGATCTTCTGGAGCTTCCTCCAAAGGTTAAGAAAAGTCTTGAATTCATGCCGGTGGCAGAGATGGATGAGGTCCTGGAGATCGCCCTGCTGCCCAGGAGAAAGAGTAAATCCCGAAAAGCCGGATCTTCAAGGAAAAAACCTGCGGCGAAGAAATAG